Genomic DNA from Dermacentor variabilis isolate Ectoservices chromosome 6, ASM5094787v1, whole genome shotgun sequence:
GCGTGTTTCTCCGCAATATTCAGCGAGGGAACCAATAGCTCCGACCTATTAAAGGCAACACGTTCCATTACTCCTAAAGTAGGAAGCATTCGAGGCATATTGAAGAAATTACTTTCAAATAAACCAAAATGATATGAGAAAGTGCATTTAGACGCTACATTTGATGGCAAaaaatattttgtatttttaCCACCCACTTTTGCGGGGCTCATACTAGTAAGTACGCCGTCCGCCTTACAGAGTTTAACCCCTACACATTTTCTAGTATTCCTGATGCGATCGTTTAAAATTTCACGCACGCGCGCGAGATCACGCGGGCGCGGATGACGCGAGCGAGTGCGGCTTACAGACGTATACGACGCCGTAAATGGAAATGCGTACACGAACTCGCGCGGCGGGGCGCAGGTCGGTGCAGATGCGGCTGTACACCATGCACAAGCGCGAGTTCGTCGTCATGTTCCTGGTGTTCTTCGCCTGCCTGTGCCTCTGCCTGTTCATCGGACTCGCGGGGCCACCCATCACCGTCACCGTGGTGCGATCCGCCTCCGAGCTGGGCACGCCGGGAGACAACGCCACCAAGCTGAACATGGCGGTGAGTGGGCGCTTCGGACGCACTCGACGCTCGAAGTAGGGATAAAACTATTTCGCGACTTCGGTTTAGGACTGTGGCGAACAGActtcttgggccagttggttcgacacagttaatgagagcagcattctggGCAGGTTGGTGTgcgttcctcttttcttctgtcCGTGtcatttttgttgcgcaataatacttgagtaacTGATACAGTTGTCGGGATCGCAGCGCTTATAGGTGACGCGGACAAGGACCATTTTATCTGTGGTCGCCCGTCTCGATCCTTGTGCACTTGTTTCCCGTCCCTTTCATTCTTCCTCGTCCGCGTCATCTAAGCGCTGTGGTCCCGATAACTTTAGGGGTGGACTGTAAAGTTGAGCAGCGACATCTCCGAGCTGCGAAACGTCGTTCCCCCGTGCGCGCAAGCGTTTGCAGATAAGGGCTTTCATTTACGAAGTTTCGCTTGGGCGCAAAAAAAGGCCGTCTGCGATTGGCAATAGTCGCGGCAACCATGTCGCTCCGACCGCAATCGCGATTGGCGCCTGGCCAATCAGAAAACGCCCCCTTAAGTGAGACAACTTTCGTAAACGCGGGCCCCAGCTGCTCTTCTCCTTGACTCTGTGTTCCCTTTGCATCCATTTTTCCCTCTCtcctccagcgtagggtagcaaaccggacgatattctgcttaagaggaagctttagttcgggcccaactccgacgcggcctattcaaatacatgtaaaacgcaaaaacgtttttatgagataacccctggaccgattttgatgaaatttgttgcatttgaaagagaaagtgaaattctagtgactgctggaagcggaatttcgatttagggcttgaattttcctaaaacgattttcaaatatttgaccgtttgaaaaaaaatataagcacgaagtttacaaattgatagctatgcatcaagaactgatatcgcggttctgtaaacggcatccattagatcattcaaagcggacaaattcaatatgtcattttacatcttacatgaatttgttacgttggttacaacggttttacaaaagttgtatttccctatgattaaattttttttatattcatgtgtaacatatcaattttgtccgctatggatgtacttttagatgcaattcacagaattgtattataatctttggtaattgagttacagagttgtaaacttgacagtttcgtcttctgaaaatttttgattttcgccaatttttaataaaagattgaagacctaactcaaaaattcgaaaccaacagtcactagattttcagtttttcttttaaatgcaacaaacctcgtcaaattcggtgcagtggttgccgaaaaaaacgaattctccttttacatgtatttagataggagcactcgagctaaagcttcctcttaagaggaagctttagctcgcgtgctcccatctaaatacatgtagaacgagagttcgtttttctcggcagccactgcaccgaatttgacgaggtttgttgcattaaaaaaaagacttaaaatctagtgacttttggtttcAAATTGTtgatttagattgtcaatttttttattaaacattggcaaaagtcgaaaattttcaaaaaatgaagctaTCGAGCTCACAattctctaactcagcaaggaaaaattatatcacaattctgcgaattgcatctgatactgcacctaaagcggacaaaattgatgtgccaaACATGAATCTAACGAAATTTAGTAATGTgtagtaatgtgtaaatacagcttttgcagaacccttgtaaactacgtaacaaattcacgtaatatataaattgacatatcgaatttgtccgctttgaatgatctaacggatgctTTTACGGAAttacgatatctgtttttgatgcagagctattaatttataaacctcgtgcgtctattttttccgaactttcaaatttttgaaaattattttcagaaaattcaggccctaaatcaaaattccgtttcaacagtcactagaatttagctttctctctcaaatgcaacaagtttcattaaaatcggtccaggggttatctcagaaaaacgttttttttttgcgttttacatgtatttgaataggccgtgtcggagttgggcccgagcagAAGCTTCCTCGTAACCTCCCTATCTTTGTTTCTGTCTGTCTTTGCCAACCCTCTCTCACAGCGACGCAGAGCTTACAAACAAGTGGTAACGCTTCAGCCGTAACAGAAGCGGTTAGGTGGAACGGGTGTGCTAATTGGCAGATGAGACAAAATTTTGCTTTGTCTGCCATATTTCGCCCCTGGTAGTATCCTTCCCCTCCTGGCACGAGCTCGCGACAAGCAGACGAGTTGTTCTGTTTATAACGTCGTAGTAAGATCGCCAATTGCAAGCTTAGGGTGAAATCATGCAGCTGACACTGGTAAGTCAGAATTTGCTAAATCAGCATGAAATACGTTAATGAAGGGGAGACGTCTATATGGCCACACGCAGGCACTGAATGTATTCGGCGCTGCCTTACCATTCCCCATACTCGCCGCGGTAAActctgtggctatggcgttgcgcttccGAGCCCGAGGTCACGGGTGCGATCCCAGTCCCGACGACCGCATATCGATGGAAGAGAtacgcaagaacgctcgtgtacttacatTTTAGCCGCACCCTATAGAAACCCAGGCGTACAAAACTAACACGGAATCTATAGCAGCGGCTCGCTTCATAATCGGATCGCGGTTCTGTaacgtaaaagcccagaattcttatgtcgaaccaactataTAGCCCAACCATCTATTCTGGTCGACGATCGCCAATAACTACGGGAACTCATTGTGAttattttcctcctttttttttttctcgttgtttCCAGACGGGGCCATTTGTACTAAAGACTCCTCCGCTATCGGCGTACAGTCAGCAGCTGTGGGTCATCGCGCAAATCACCACAAAGGAGGAAGACGGTATGACTTTGCCCACACCCGCTGATAAGTAGCTGCGGTAACGCAAACAAAATAACGCGCACGTATCTTTACGAGCCAGCTAACTTCCCCTATTTGCCGATTCCTGTAGAACGAGCACACATTCACGTAACGACAACGCTCGTTGGACTATCAAGAAAGGCAACACTGTCGCATAGTTCTGAATTTAAGTATGCGGTATGTCTGCATGTAGCAGAAcattatatatttaaaaaaaaatcatgttcaCTCTACGATTTAACTTTTTTGTATTATTGGAGACTCATCCACCCTTGTCCGTATTAAAATGTAGAAGTATAacatttattttctgtttcttgtCCAAAGCTAACGAGTTACATTTTGCAACACCGAATGACAATTGCTGCGTTTTTTCACGCTAGTACGCAGTGCCATATTCCACTGTGAACTTGACAACAGGTCACTTGCATAGCGATGTGTGTCTCTCTGCAGAGGACGAGACGTTTCGGAAGGCGTTCCACCTCGAAATCAACATTCAGGGCATCACCAGCAAGGGCCACGTGGTCAACGCTTACGGCGCAGTACGACCGCACATACGGGTGCGCCAGCTCACCTGCTCGAAGAAGGCGAGTATGACGCCTCCAAAGATTCCCTCAATATGCTCGCGACGCAATTGGTGTAGCAGGCACATGATGAATATAACAGCGACGTTCATAATAACTAGACCAGTAAGACAGCCTGGTTGCAGGAAAGTAGGCGAAtcgcttattaaaaaaaaaaaaaaaagagtgagtcTATAGGCTTGAAAAAATGTAATGCCGAACTTTATTTGCATCCAAACCACGACAATAATGACGTCAGTAAACGACATTGCAGATTTAGTTTTTTTTCCCCCCTCTCACGAAGCTCCAAAAGTTGCCAAACAGGACTTCCGTTTATTTTCATGCGCCGTTTTCTAGCAACACAAAACTAGCCCTAGACAAACGTTGTCGAAACCTGCGACGCCGCCGTTAGAAGCCTTGAAAAAATCGGCGATGGTGTCGCAACTTTGAGTTTTGCGTCATTCTCTAACACAGTCGATTCCTGTTAAACCTACCCTTGCGGGACGGCAAGATATGGCCGAattattttattgcgatggcaattatatggacattccaggcccatttctgccgtcgccatcgccgtgaggttccgtataaagtctaaagCGGGAGACGCAcagtccgatccggcgtccgacgcgccggaacatcggacgtccggcgtatgacaaaccgggcagattttcatcgtccgacgcgtccgacaaccgcaccgtcgtttggccgcagccaatgacagcgtggctggcatgtgacCTTCTCTGACGTttcctccacggaggcggcgctggctgaccggtttcttgcagttttttttttacattgcctgctgcagtttgtttccgacacgaaatagttaccagttcagcaaaattatctcgaacgtgtgcctgttatgcaaagcagcgccttgtacactagcaccaagctactggcgagatcgcgagcggcgacgcgggggcATTTTGCcggcagacagcacacaccgaccgtctgagcgaggctgctcgcttcgcttgcacgtttgcctttcgcaacgactgcgtcgagtaaacaaattgtatttaattacgggcgacctaagtgtacagtgttaattgttttggcaaaaataagcgctctttgacgagctcgcGTTGGATCGCAAGCGcggtcggccgcagcgtccgccaaGCTAGGCCTACCGCCCTATCACTGGTTGttggcggagccgtcagtggacaacgcgccgtcgtgaagtgtactgtcactcgcaggggcataattttattgacagtggTCGCGCAAAGCGAAACAGTGTTGTGCAGATTTGTTTacattgcgtttctcgacgtggatatgaagtcaagctggggggctgtatctgggcggagcttacgcgccgctcgatCTTTctgatgcacgcaccgtgtgccccgaatcgtcgtatgccgcatgccggagcacgcggcgccgcacgtcggatcagacgccgaatcgtaccgtgcgtctctaagggcgataaaatcgtgaccgcgtgccgtatacatgcgagtgaaagcgtgcgtggATAAGCCGGCGattgcggctcaatatcgcgcacgcaacggaggaaagcggggaggaagcgcaccgccttccTTTGCGCGCAGCGCTAGGCTTCGAGGGGAGGGcaaggaggtggggggggggggggggtgaggcgcGTTCTACTCCGCGCGCGCCCGATCGAGTCgctgtacactcttaaacaaatctAAAGTCACCCGCAAAAGTTTACGAGACGCGGCACTTGCGAAAGAGCCAAATTTCCGCTAAACACATAGCCTCTAATTAAAAACGTTGATCTGTAGAAGTACTTGCGAACTGTATTGTGATCCATTAAATTATAAGTGCTACGGCTTAACAGAGCAGAAATCCGCCTTTATCGTGAAACCGGTGCCCCATAAACTTTTCCGGGTGACTGTACACcgtttgggtcgtatcttgccacacaacaataatcgtcatctgtcttgcgtttcctttcttgaaaacgctgcgctcgcaactttcctgccgagaatgcttTAGTCGTGTTGATAACACGCATGCCttttgtgacttggaagtacgaggcttgcagcgttaaagacaggaaatgcggacaagacagatgacaattgtTGTGCGGCCAGATACGACGTGTCATTCTGTTTAAGAATGtgtcttcaaagccatctgcgacgggtacagagtcagAGCTGCCCGGTGCTTtcacggcttagttcgcgttgatgcaagCGGCAGCACGAAGTTcgattcgctcgccgctgctgccacgtttcctcactgcagcattttgacagcgagtctccgtggtcatcgagtgaggtgtgttcatgcttgcttgtgcgcgcttgacaccatgcttgttaattgagtCAATATGCCTGCGTTTGcatttacgagtttatacggccgataatacccttacttcgtataactgtccactaatttgctattagAATCGATGCTTAATTCGtctctcgggcgaaactgcaactttcttttaTTCCTTGAAGTGGACCGCAGTTTTGCTTCTTCCTCTCGAAGCAGAACTTCGAGAGCAAAGAGTGCAGACATGCTTAAATTCTGTCTCAACGTTTGACTGTCACGTTGCTGACAGCGTCGTCGGCGGCGAAAAAATCAAGAGGCAAAAAGAGTAGTGCTGTCGGCtgaatttcttgttttctaggtttcagttttagttaACGTTATCCGCATGAAGAGGGCGCTGTTGATGGTCGAATTAACAGAAGCAGCACGCTTTTGTCTTAATTTGAACTAAATGCATTTTTCTTGCATAGCAATGTGCGGTTTCTCCCCGGGGCTTTTCTTTGCGTTCGAATTAAGCAAAAAAGTCAAATGAACCGAGATCAAACGGGAATTGACTTTGTATCAAGCCTGCGCAAGTGTAAACTATATCATACTCGAGAAATGTGCTttcatctgcccccccccccccaagctatGCTAATATTTTCCTCTTCATTTGTTTACCTTAAATGGAACAACTTGCAGGTGTGCGATGCCTTCACGGTCCTGCATTTGGGCTTCTTGGATTACTCGCGATATTTGCTGACCGTCACGTTCTACGGCCTGgagtccatcgacgagaagtaccACATCGATGACGTCACGTTTCATGTAAGCTTACCAGTTGCTCTCCCTCTTACGTCTCTTACGTCTCCCTCTAGTCGCCATTACGACTCGGTCTATTATGAACCATGAAAGTGCGATACATGCAACCTATTCGGATGAAAAGTTCACTGCGACTGAGCGCAACGTCTGATTACTTTTCAGTACAAGAGCTACAACGCATCGTTCACTCAGCTGGAGATATGGTTCCGGTTCATCTTCCTACTCGCAACGTTCTTCGTCACGGTAAGCTCCGCACAATAGTGACGCGTTCGCGTTAGAAGCTTACACAGGGTTAGACAACTTCTATGAGTGAAGTGCGTAGGCTGTTCAACGGACACAGTATGTCCTATTCGAAATTGTGACATGAACGTTAAGTAGCAAGTGAAAACGCCTAGCCTTTGACCAAGTGGTCTATTGAAGAGGTTGTGCTTTTGACAAGTACACTTCTCCTGCCAGTCGCCAATAGCAGCGAACAATTATCTCGTTGTGTGCAATGGACAGAATTTATCTATGAATACGGAGAGACATTTTTAGAGGCCAAGGAGCAGTCTACAGGCAGTTGTAACAGGCCACAGAGCCACGGCTGTGCATACATGGCATGACGTCACCTACGTAGGCTGACATCAGAGCTGGCATCAAGACTACACGTAGGCAACACGAAGTCTGTGTGCGTGCTTTTGTGTGCCTGCTTATGTGCATTTTTGAAAGTAGGAGCAGTTTTCAGAGGCAGCGTCGACCTTGTTAAAGAGGCACGCACCTTGTCACACGACGCCTGCACAGGAGAGAATTCGCGGGCAGGAAATTTAAAATGTCCAGCTCTGCACTGAAGCTCATCTGCTGAAGCACAAGCAATGCAGTCATAAGCGTTCATTGTATATGCAAACTGCCAAGTGCGAAATATGACCTTTTGACGAAAGCGTCAAGTTGACCATTATTTTGCATACCGTGTGTGTGCAGTGTTGGTTTGCACACACACTGCGGAGGTTCGTCTTCCGAGACTGGTCCATCGAGCAGAAGTGGATGTCCATCCTCCTGCCCTGCCTGCTGCTGCACAACGGTAAGTGGCGCCACCTTAACCGACAGGCGGTACCCACTGCTTACAATGAATGCGCACATCTATTCTATGTGCTGGCTCGCTCTGCTTCCTGGTTATGGCAGGCATCACACTATCGCATCTGTCATTACCCTGCCCTTTTCATACCCGTTTTATGTCTCGGCCATGGCAAATCACATGTCTCAACCAGATCCTACAAAAGATATAAAACAATTTAAACCGAGTCAGATTTTCTGCTCAGTAGTGATGCCAATAACACCTTCTAATAGATAATAATAACAGCACATCAATAACCAAAAATAATTTGTTTGCAACATCATAAAAGAAACAGATTCTCCATCATGActcaggaaaaaaaagggggggagggggaaagcCAACGGGAGGCTTAGAGTTTCACGTATCTCTGCGCTCTAACAAAGTCTGTAAATCTTCTTAATGTCTTACGTAAAcctaaacaaacaaaagtaagaGATGTGTTAGCTCTGAAGCAGAGGTCCAAGTGGATCTGTTTCTCTTTTTCACACCTCTCTGCTTCAAGACCCTGTGTTCCCCATGTCGCTGCTCGTGAACAACTGGATACCAGGGATGCTGGATGCAATCTTCCAGGCATCATTTCTGTGTGCACTGCTGCTCTTCTGGCTTTGCGTCTACCACGGCATCCGCCAGGTAAGAAATTGTGAACACATCTTACGTCATGCATAGTATGGTGGGGGTGTTCACGTATCTTTGAACGTTCCCAGCAACAAGTCTGGTGCCATCTAGACAATCTCATTGGGTCTTTCTTTCAAGAAAGTGCTCGGTCAGGAAAAGAGAAGTTGTAAAGGTTGAGAAAGTTGAGTGGAAAATGCACACAAGGCATATGCTATTGGACATTATGGAATCTCACCGTCAGGTGAACCATCAATATATATTAACTCTGTAACGTAaatgaaaagcaaaaacaaatggcacattgagcaaaacaaaaaataaagaaaaaatttgaaaaataaGGCATCTATAATATTTAAAATATTAAATGCTACCAGACTTCCTCGAATACTGCCTTTCCAAAGTTATGCTTTCCTCCTGCAGTAAAGTCAGTGGCACCGACATTTAGACATGCATGTTGACACTGCATCTAGAAATTCGTCCAATACCTGTGCTGTAAACGAAATTGATTTCAACAACTGGTGGCCACTCCATTAATCTTTTCATTAAtgctagaaatgtgctcattttcagtgctttttatgttttaacattttatttcaagaTAATGCAGTCCTAACGTATGCTGCAATACTAAAATTATAACCTAATCATTGGTGGTTTGAATTGATGTACAGCAGTAGTAACAGCTCAGACAATTTTCTAGATTTCTCATGTGAATCTTCAAAGAAGCATCTCACGAATGAAACATGAATGAACacgaatgaaagtaataattttcCCTTTCTGGTATAAGTACTGAGAGTAACGGAAAGCTGAAATTACCATATATGCACTTGGTTCCTAGTTTCCAACTTGTTTAAGTCagatcacgcaaaaaaaaataaaaagttatgaGGATTTGTTGGCATCAGTACTATCAATAGCAATGCCCATGCTTTGTGGGAAAGCAGTAGCTTCACAAATGTGAAAACTGATAAGTTGCTACTGTAGATGGAGCATTCGTTTTTACTTATACTGCATTCTGTCTAGTTTACCTTatactgcattctttaggctcaTTAAGCAATAGTTGCCAGGTCAGCAAGCATGCAGAAGCATCCTCATACTTTATtatgtttgatcagcatttccgtGCAAGCAAGGTGGCCTAGTGCATGTTCAGATGGCACTGAAGCCTCCCCATGCTTTGTTCACCGCCTGTACAGTGCTGTACAGTAATGTGTAGTATTGCACAATATTttacagtaatgaataagggaACTTGCACAGGCGGTGTTCAAAATGTATGAGGTTAGACAGCTAGCCAAACTTTGGTTGAAGATCAGTCTGAAATCAACTGTGTGCTTTTGAGGTAATagtttgcggaaacccgcaaggtggagagcagtaaataattaagggaaaatgagagatccacccaatcgtagcaattgctacaaaggaaacccctacgggctcttcgaaagaaaagcctcacagttgaagaaaagttcaTCTTAGTCTTGGACTTGAACCCAGGATCACCACCTTtacagggcagccgctctaccatatgagctaaccaggcggctagccaatggcagggcgaagtcgaatttgtcaacaactagACGCAAAGGCAAGAGTtaggcgtaatagttctgcagaaacctgcaaggtggagcaAATTAATTAAGGGAAGTAACGGTTTTGCGGAAATCCATcaggtaattaattaagggaattTGTGTGAGTGAAAACACCACATGATGGGATGGATTGCTCGTAGTAATTTGTACATGCACTATCAAAGTgctgatggataaaagcaacTCACGGCGGGGAAAACAAAGTTGCACTTGATATAAAATATTACCAAAACAACACGCACTCATGAGCATCTACCATTGTTTGAGACATCGTTAAACAGCCTACACGTCAGTTCCGAAAATTGAAAACCCGAGGGAAGCTtctgtcttcactgctgctgtcatttaaaaattgTTGCCTTCTTTTTATTGATGAAGTTCTAGAAGCACTTGAGGCTAGTTTCGACGATACTTCCAATTGAAGTTTAACCTTTATATCATCAAACCTCATTTCACTGCAGTAATGATCTTTCGACCACATGAAATTTTCGCTTGTCCAGCACATCAAACCCCATTTTCTAACCTCCTGAAATTCTTGCAGGTGAACCAGCAAATTACATAATTACATCATTTTCGCAACATTGCAGTGAAGATGACCTTTTTTAAACGTTGGCGTCCCTCGGGAAGTGCATATATGTTTTGTAGTATAAAGAACAAATGCAGTGTGGTTTTGTAGGAGGAGCTTCTACCGAGTTCTTAGGTTGTCGCTGAGCATTGTGCTCCAAAAAAGGCACCTACAGACACCTAAAGCCCTTGGTTCATTTCTGCAAAAGAGACCAAGCACTCGTAGATGGCCCCAATTAGTCCTTCCTGGTAATAATGATCCATTATGCATGATCTTAACATGCTCCGTGCATACCTGTCAGCTTGAGGGACATTGAAATTAGGGAGATTCACCGTGAAGGGAAGGGAGGAAcacaaaagttgttttttcaagGCCACAGCAACTTCTGAAAAACGGTTCTGAgtggctgccagtacagttatcAATAGCCTCGGTACTTGTACTGTACCAGAGATGACACATACGTGCACCTACAATTAGGGAACAGACACTATGTCCCATGATAGTGACCCCCTTTCCATGTTTAATACGCTTAATCGTACAACACGGCTGGTACAGCGACGAAGCTGACTAATGGGAACTGGCCATTGTGCAACGCATATTAGACCTTTGCATCACACGCACTCAACGCATGCCGCGATCTGAAGTGAACTGAGTTAGGCTGACACTGCCAACACACAAATAGACTGGATTTAAATCTGACTTTGGCTAGGCTCCTTAGCGGATAATTAAAGATGCAACTGGTGCTGCAGAAAACGTTTTTGCTTTTTTTCCATGTTGGGGTTGAGGCAGCTTTTTGGGAGGCTTATAGCTGTGTCTGTAAAATTGGGACGATTGGTCGGGATTCGGGTCTCCCAGACAAACcaggagggttggcaggtatgcttgTGCCTAGCCAGTGTGAGCCAATATTGAAAGGTGCCTGAAACACTGTTCAGAAGAGGCATTTATTGTTCATAGCCCACGCGTTGCTTTGGGGCATGAAGCCCTCCAGCCAATGAATAGTGGCTCAGATACAGATGTACTGTAGAAAATGTATGATGA
This window encodes:
- the LOC142585294 gene encoding transmembrane protein 181, yielding MPYPSGGGGGVGQPAGRTFNLASWRLKARYMLSHFGFFCSQFGKFIAPAYYHDRCERSVQMRLYTMHKREFVVMFLVFFACLCLCLFIGLAGPPITVTVVRSASELGTPGDNATKLNMATGPFVLKTPPLSAYSQQLWVIAQITTKEEDEDETFRKAFHLEINIQGITSKGHVVNAYGAVRPHIRVRQLTCSKKVCDAFTVLHLGFLDYSRYLLTVTFYGLESIDEKYHIDDVTFHYKSYNASFTQLEIWFRFIFLLATFFVTCWFAHTLRRFVFRDWSIEQKWMSILLPCLLLHNDPVFPMSLLVNNWIPGMLDAIFQASFLCALLLFWLCVYHGIRQNERRFATFYLPKLLVVGMLWTAAFVLASWQRYNELRDPTYNYKVDTQGFAALKIFFFTMGSIYLAYLLYLVVQAYTELRSMPYFDVRLKFMTSLMLIVLTLSVVITVMRFGISVLEDNFVADLSTTYGSSAEFMSFYGLLNFYLYTMAYVYSPPPNAFLESHLKDNPTLSMMNDSDEEVIYGSDTEERLLNPVRLGQDKEESD